Proteins encoded together in one Larus michahellis chromosome 4, bLarMic1.1, whole genome shotgun sequence window:
- the BCAR1 gene encoding breast cancer anti-estrogen resistance protein 1, producing the protein MNYLNVLAKALYDNVAESPDELSFRKGDIMTVLERNTQGLDGWWLCSLHGRQGIVPGNRLKILVGMYDKKQQQQQAAGPAQGQAAPQPPVPQPALPYHHQGGYTPLSPASQYTPMHPAYATQGDNVYLMPVPNKGQQGLYPGSAPTGQFPPAPAKQPPPYPKQTPPHAFPSPGQDIYQVPPSLGQAAEAYPGGSASPPQDVYQVPPSAGQAQDIYQVPPSLDTRSWEGHKPQGKVLVPTRVGQVYIYDSPKGEKDEYDFPRHLLSAGSQEIYDVPPVRGGVPSQFSQEVYDTPPMAVKGLNGQDPGQEIYDVPPSVEKNLHQTVYDVPPSVSKDVPDGPAREETYDVPPAFAKQKAFDPSRHPLILAQQEPYLPEDVYDVPPAAGKGAPELPPSHEIYDVPPSLKKLGGSAFPSQEVYDVPRDLHALGKGSLDTEGEYIYDVPPQVDREAKGTDTKRLSASSTGSTRSNISTSSLDVVPVKEPAKAASKEFSLDLDAAMETLAKLQHGVSGAVSYLMSFIGANWRSPEHMEANAASIRGAAEGVRTTLRDLLEFARGAVGNAAQASDRSLYAKLSKQLQKMEEVYQALARHGQALDACHWAPSALAGGKPGTDDLEHFVMHSRGVPDDTKQLASFLHGNASLLFKRTKPAGESGGHGPPHPSDKASSIQSRPLPSPPKLLAQESPDGPYENSESGWMEDYDYVHLQGKEEFEKTQKELLEKGNIIRQSKDQLEHQQLKQFERLEQEVTRPIDNDLSNWSPPQHYGPARGGGSLCPADRQLLLFYLEQCEANLTTLTNAVDAFFTAVSTNQPPKIFVAHSKFVILSAHKLVFIGDTLSRQAKAQDVQHKVMHYSNLLCEMLKEIVVTTKAAALHYPSPAASKDMVERVKDLANSTQQFRMVLGQLAAM; encoded by the exons ATGAACTACCTG AACGTGTTGGCCAAGGCGCTGTACGACAACGTGGCCGAGTCCCCGGACGAGCTCTCCTTCCGCAAGGGCGACATCATGACGGTGCTGGAGCGCAACACCCAAGGGCTGGACGGCTGGTGGCTCTGCTCGCTCCATGGCCGCCAGGGCATCGTCCCCGGGAACCGCCTCAAGATCCTGGTGGGGATGTAcgacaagaagcagcagcagcagcaagcggCCGGCCCGGCACAAGGGCAGGCAGCACCGCAGCCGCCGGTGCCCCAGCCGGCTCTACCTTACCACCACCAAGGGGGGTACACCCCGCTGTCGCCCGCCTCGCAGTACACCCCCATGCACCCTGCTTATGCCACCCAAGGGGACAACGTCTACCTGATGCCGGTCCCCAACAAGGGACAGCAGGGTCTCTACCCGGGCTCGGCGCCCACTGGACAGTTTCCGCCTGCCCCGGCAAAGCAGCCGCCCCCCTACCCGAAGCAGACCCCCCCAcatgccttccccagccccggccaggaCATCTACCAGGTGCCCCCCTCCCTGGGCCAAGCAGCAGAGGCATACCCcgggggctctgccagccctccccaggaTGTCTACCAGGTTCCTCCCTCGGCCGGTCAGGCTCAAGACATCTACCAGGTGCCCCCGTCGTTGGAcacaaggagctgggaagggCACAAGCCCCAGGGAAAG GTGCTGGTGCCCACCCGTGTGGGGCAAGTGTACATCTACGACTCCCCCAAGGGCGAGAAGGATGAGTATGATTTCCCTCGTCACCTCCTCTCTGCGGGCTCCCAGGAGATCTACGATGTGCCACCTGTCCGAGGAGGGGTCCCAAGCCAGTTCAGCCAGGAG GTCTATGACACCCCCCCCATGGCAGTGAAGGGTCTCAACGGGCAGGACCCAGGGCAGGAGATCTACGACGTGCCCCCCAGCGTGGAGAAAAACCTGCACCAAACT GTGTACGATGTCCCCCCCTCGGTGAGCAAGGACGTGCCCGATGGCCCGGCGCGAGAGGAGACCTACGACGTGCCCCCCGCCTTCGCCAAGCAGAAAGCCTTCGACCCCTCCCGCCACCCCCTCATCCTGGCCCAGCAGGAGCCCTACTTGCCGGAGGATGTCTACGACGTGCCACCGGCCGCTGGCAAAGGTGCTCCGGAGCTGCCGCCCTCCCACGAGATCTATGATGTGCCCCCCAGCCTCAAGAAGCTAGGGGGGTCGGCATTCCCCTCCCAGGAGGTGTACGATGTGCCCCGGGACCTGCACGCCCTGGGCAAGGGCTCCCTGGACACAGAGGGCGAGTACATCTACGACGTCCCACCACAAGTGGACCGTGAGGCCAAGGGCACCGACACCAAGCGCCTCTCGGCCTCCAGCACGGGCAGTACCCGCAGCAACATCTCCACCTCCTCGCTGGACGTGGTGCCCGTGAAGGAGCCAGCCAAGGCAGCCAGCAAGGAGTTCTCCCTGGACTTGGACGCCGCCATGGAGACGCTGGCCAAGCTCCAGCACGGCGTCAGCGGCGCCGTCTCCTACCTCATGTCCTTCATTGGCGCCAACTGGCGCAGCCCCGAGCACATGGAGGCCAATGCTGCCAGCATCCGTGGGGCAGCCGAGGGCGTCCGGACGACCCTCCGGGACCTGCTGGAGTTTGCCCGGGGGGCGGTGGGCAATGCCGCCCAGGCCTCCGACCGTTCCCTCTATGCAAAGCTCAGCAAGCAGCTGCAGAAGATGGAGGAGGTCTACCAGGCCCTGGCGCGGCACGGCCAAGCGCTGGACGCTTGCCACTGGGCCCCGAGCGCTCTGGCCGGCGGCAAGCCAGGCACGGATGACTTGGAGCACTTCGTCATGCACTCGCGCGGCGTCCCCGATGACACCAAGCAGTTGGCCTCCTTCCTGCATGGCAATGCCTCCCTCCTCTTCAAACGGACAAAGCCGGCGGGGGAGAGCGGTGGCCACGGGCCCCCTCACCCCTCCGAcaaggccagcagcatccagtCGCGGCCCTTGCCCTCCCCGCCCAAGCTGCTGGCCCAGGAGTCGCCAGATGGGCCCTATGAGAACAGCGAGAGCGGCTGGATGGAGGATTATGACTACGTCCATCTGCAG GGCAAGGAGGAGTTTGAGAAGACccagaaagagctgctggagaaAGGCAACATCATCCGGCAGAGCAAGGACCAGCTGGAGCACCAGCAG CTGAAGCAGTTCGAGCGGCTGGAGCAGGAGGTGACGCGCCCCATCGACAACGACCTGTCCAACTGGAGCCCCCCCCAGCACTACGGCCCAGCGCGGGGCGGTGGGTCCCTGTGTCCCGCCGACCGCCAGCTCCTCCTCTTCTACCTGGAGCAGTGCGAGGCCAACCTCACTACCCTCACCAACGCCGTCGACGCCTTCTTCACCGCTGTCAGCACCAACCAACCCCCCAAGATCTTTGTGGCCCACAGCAAGTTCGTCATCCTCAGCGCCCACAAGCTGGTCTTCATCGGGGACACGCTGTCCCGCCAGGCCAAGGCCCAGGACGTCCAGCATAAGGTGATGCACTACAGCAACCTCCTCTGCGAGATGCTCAAGGAGATTGTGGTGACCACCAAGGCGGCCGCCCTCCACTACCCTTCTCCCGCTGCCTCTAAGGACATGGTGGAGCGTGTCAAGGACCTTGCTAACAGCACACAGCAGTTCAGGATGGTGCTGGGCCAGCTGGCGGCCATGTGA
- the LOC141743157 gene encoding chymotrypsinogen 2-like, with protein sequence MALLWLLSCLALAGSARATLSVESCGVPAITPVIRGYNRIVNGEPAVPGSWPWQVSLQRYDGFHFCGGSLISENWVVTAAHCGVRKTDTVVVGAYDQDSPSPDQQKLSIEKVFKNPKFNMLTIRDDITLIKLATPARFSARVSPVCLPQSTDDFPGGMTCVTTGWGLTDPNAPDTPAVLQQVALPLLTNAQCKQYWGFRIADVMVCAGADGASSCMGDSGGPLVCQKDGAWTLVGIVSWGSSTCDPNVPGVYARVTMLRDWINSILAAN encoded by the exons ATggctctgctgtggctgctgagTTGCCTGGCGCTGGCGGGCTCTGCCCGTGCCACCCTCTCTGTGGAGA GCTGTGGCGTGCCCGCCATCACACCCGTCATCCGCGGCTACAACCGCATCGTCAACGGAGAGCCAGCGGTGCCAGGGTCCTGGCCATGGCAGGTCTCCCTCCAG CGCTACGACGGCTTCCACTTCTGCGGCGGGTCGCTGATCAGCGAGAACTGGGTGGTCACCGCTGCCCACTGCGGCGTCAG GAAAACCGACACCGTGGTGGTGGGTGCGTACGATCAGGACTCGCCCTCCCCTGACCAGCAGAAGCTGAGCATCGAGAAG GTCTTCAAGAACCCCAAGTTCAACATGCTGACCATCCGCGACGACATCACCCTGATCAAACTGGCCACCCCAGCCCGCTTCTCGGCCCGCGTGTCCCCTGTCTGCCTGCCCCAGTCCACCGATGACTTCCCGGGTGGCATGACCTGTGTCACCACCGGCTGGGGGCTCACTGACCCCAACG CCCCGGACACGCCAGCGGTGCTGCAGCAGGTGGCCCTGCCCCTGCTCACCAACGCGCAGTGCAAGCAGTACTGGGGGTTCCGCATCGCTGACGTGATGGTGTGCGCCGGCGCCGACGGTGCCTCCTCCTGCATG GGCGACTCCGGAGGCCCGCTGGTGTGCCAGAAGGACGGCGCCTGGACCCTGGTGGGCATCGTctcctggggcagcagcacctGCGACCCCAACGTGCCCGGCGTCTACGCCCGCGTCACCATGCTCCGCGACTGGATCAACTCCATCCTGGCCGCCAACTGA